The following DNA comes from Anopheles arabiensis isolate DONGOLA chromosome 3, AaraD3, whole genome shotgun sequence.
CCGCCGCCGCTGTTGGTGGACATTGTTGCGCCGTGCGGGATGGTACACTTGGCACGAACGATCCGAGCCCTGCCCCTCCCCCGAGCGGGTGGGTAAAGGAATCGGGAAGCGGCACACTAGTGTGTACGTCGGGAAAATGAGcactgtttttctttcttgggCGGTGGGTATGCGTCTGCACTATaaatggaaggaaaagcaCACACTCTGTGGCACTCTCTCTCGTCCCTGCAGTTCGGTTgctgtttcgtttgttgtttttcttttcgtttccccaaaacatgaaaatgatGTCACTGTTTGACAGCTGGCCGATAACACGAAAAATAACCCCGATTGCAAgtggttgggttttttttgcatttagaAGCAATCAGATTAGATTAATTGTGGTGTAtcttttcataattttatgtGTTTTCACGGCAAATCGATTGTTAAAAGCGAATTttgcatatttaaataaaatacttttCATGAACTGTCGCTTCTTCATGTCCGATGGagccagagtgaccagaataACCTatttacagtagaacgtcgattatccggggacgaATTCATGACGGGCGCGTAAATCTGTTCAAAAGtacggcgaacatttgcagcgatagtcaagttGGCAACTAGTTTGTTGTACAGCTCTGTAGTATCTGGTGGTTTATTCGAACTTCATTTTTGGTCATGAACCATTGTTAAACCtacagttattgattaaaataacattttaccaacgattaattgattgattcaaaatgtattaatcataaaaccagttaattttataatttttatacgaATTTgccatttcttggaccattatccgtgcaaatcgattacgactctgaacgactccgaacgactccggacgacttcggacgactccgaatgactccgggcgAATctgatgactccagacgactccgactccgtaCGACACCGGGCGACTCTGGGCGGCTCCAACTCCGGGCGTATCTAGTGGTTTCATTTTGACGAAGACATAATCGGATTAACATTAGTCGtaatcggatcggagtcgtgggtgcgcttaAAAGAGCCATCACTAAttctaccgaaaatcacagatttcTTCATAATACTGACCGATAAGTTATAAAACCATTTCCCAAATCAGTTTGTGTATTAAAGTCCATTCAAACCACTAACAACTTTGAGCGACGAATACTGTCGTGAGAATTAAAGTCtctataaataaataaaccaatcAACTATCACTAATGACACAGAATCAGAGGTTCAACAGTGACAACAAAGGCTCGTGATAAAACTTTGGATTTCGTATCGAAAACTGCCCAAATAATCTGGTCACACTGCCCACGAAGTACCCGTTTTGACGTTActgaacgaaaacaaaaacttacaCAACAATCCACACaccgcacgcaattcttctcgtgCACGAAAACCACATAATTTTATAATGTTTCCagtgaaaatgcttcattttcggcGTTTGCCATCCACAACCGTCGGCCAGTGCTTTACCCTCGTCCGGTCGTTCACAGGCGGCATCACACAATGGGCCAAAAAGGCGGAACAGCTCGAAAGTGAAGAGCCGGCGGCAGAAGAGCTGCCGGTAACCTTCGTGGACGATGATGCCGAATCGACTGAAGCGCGTGAAGCCCGGATAGCGACACTGCGGAACAAATCCCGACTGTTGCCCCAGCACCGGAACATGCTGCATGGTGTGCTGCCGTACGAACAGTCCCAGTCCTGGATACACGACACGGTCAAGTACAAGCGCATGATGCTGGGCCGGTACGGCATCGATGGAAGCAAGGTGGATCCACGTGAGTAATGTGTGCGAAGGGAAAGGCCGGTAACAAACTTCAAGCTaatgttgtgcttgttttttcctccattttaGGAGTTTGCTTCCCGACGAAAAAGGAAGCATACGAGAGAGCGGAATACGAGCGTGTTGCATTCCCCTTCAGCCTGAAGCAAATGATGGATGCGAACGAGTCGGAACGGAAGGCGCGCAAGGCGCAGATAGAGGCCCGCGAGGCGGAAGTCGCCCGGAAGCTAGAAAAGCTGGACCAGTGGACGGCGGATCTGAACGCGCGCATCGCCAAGAAGGAGGCGGAAGCGCGGGCCGCCAAGGAGCGGAAGGATCGGCTGGTGGAGGAGGTGCGCAGACACTTTGGCTTTAAGGTGGATCCGCGCGACGAGCGGTTCCAGGAGATGTTGGCCCTGAAGGAGCGCGAAGATCGCAAGAAGGTGAAGGAGGcgaagcgaaaggaaaaggaggagaaaATGATGGAAAAGCTGCAGAAAAAGACGGCCCAGCTCGAGGCGGACATTGAGGTGCCGAGCGGCGACAAGacgaagcaataaaaaaaaacaagtcatCCGTGTCGTCGATAGTGAGAGaactccccacacacacatcgtaCTGCTTCTTTTATATTTGGTGTGGATGACAGAAAATGAAACTGAAGCAGAAGGATCCTTGCCGTTCCTGCGCGCTTAGCGCTGCTGTCCTGCTTCCGGATTGGTGGCGGAAATGAGCAGCAAAATCACCACCGGCACAAGATACATCCACTGCGATTGGAAatagaaaattgagaaaaaagagaatttCGATTAGCAGCACATTCGCACCAGCAGAAAGCTTCCAAAAGTCTTACATATTTCGCAAAGAAGCTACGGTTGTCTTTGGTTTCGCCCCGCTCCCGGGCCTCCCGTTCGCGCTCCATCTTCTGGATGAAGCTAGCCGTGTCGGGaatcggagccggctccgtaTGCTTCACGTACACATCCGTGTTAAACTCGTCCAGCACGTCCACGTCGCTGTTGGACAGGTCGGCACACTCGTTCAGGTTGCCATTGTTGACCGATTGCGTGACGGCGGTGACCGTGCCCGTATGGTCCAGCGAAACCCACAGCACATCGGTGAGCTGCGATTTTGCCAGTGCGCACTGAAAGGACAGGGAGAttgcaaatcgattaatctCCTTGTAGCACACACATAGAGACGGAAGCATACTAACCGCTTTGGAGGAGGTAAGGAACTTGGTGACTCCCTCGGAGTCTGTCACATGTGCCTCGAGACGGTACAGCCGGTTCTCTTGGGCCAATCGCTTCAGCTTGTTTCGGTCTTGCAGGGAGAGCGGTTCCTGTGCTACCGAGACCAGCCCGGTGTTGCGGTTTGTGACCGTAACGTTGCCTCGCAGGGTAAATTTGCTGGGATCGTCGATATCCAGCGCGTGGAACAGTGCTATGTTTAGCCAACCATCGTACTCGAGAGAATTCTACCACCGGGCGACAAAGAGAACAAGCAAATGTAAGTAGAACCATAACCGCATTTATTTCTAATGAAATGACACAAACTTACCGCTTTCACGTAAACAAAGGTGCTCGAAAGCCAAACGGTGGCAAGGAAGGTTAATTTCATTAACAAATTCATTGTGGAAAAGTAATATTTTGCCCTGCACTTCGCGTTTTGGGGTGAAGTATTGACCCAGCAATGTTTTGCAATGTGACGGCTAAAAGCCAACTGACAGCTCACGGTGAAAAACAGCCGCCTTGTCAGGGGTGTCAAAGCATGATTTTGACTTGAATATTAGATTTCCGTTGCCTCGCCCTTGTTTTGGCCGCTCACACGTGGGTAAGTTTAAATTTATCTTAATAAATTCAACTGATCAATTTGTTTACTAAGTTTGATCAAAGAGCTGAAAATATCGTAAATTAAGCGTAAAAAGCCAGATTTTAACCATTTTCcacgaaacaaatcaaaactcaATGTAAAAATTCGTAAGTAGGATGTAGAAAAAGTTTCCCATGGGTTTTTGGTTCGCTTAGATCCTCAAACCTTTTCAGAAGAGGCTCTAAAATATATCACACCTAAAGAGGTGTAAAGTATACCGTCTATTGATGCTTCCTGTGGTTCTCTACTATCATTAGTTCTGGACCTTCTGAGCTTAGGATATACATGCTGTAGCAGCCAATTCTAAACCAATTTTGAGAAGTATATGCTCCAGCAAAGCATGTGCAGCAGAAGTTATAGCCTCTATAATTGATAGACACGATGACATTGACGCACATACATAGATGACATAGCCAATTCCCTGTCAATTCTTCCCCAAAGCTGGGAAAAAATCTCGATCTCGCCACTTATTTatgcttacttacttacttatccggcgctttACGGTCCGCTTgaggtcttggcctgcctcaggagtgtctgAAACCGTTCACGGGCTCGCGCCTTTGTCTGCCAATCCGTTATCCTGGCCTAAATGGCGGACACTATGTTGCCTCCATGCCATCTTGCCATCTCAACCTGGGCCTACCACACCTCCTCTGTCATTGTGGACAGAGGAGAACGACACTTTACGTgttgggtcgtccgtttccatgtgCATAGCTAGCTcttgatacagggttttccaaatcagtttcaaatgtaaacattgttattcaccgcatccaagatgtttttcaactgtcaaattgcttcaaaatgaaatttcagtttgaacacatgattttcaacacataacaaagaactgtcaaactcaatccagcttgagtcgtgttgaaaatcatgttgaagaaataaaacaatattgtgatggaaatggaatgtcagattgatgtggaacaacattttgcatgtGGTGAAtgacaatgtttacattcgaaacggacttggaaaaccctgtaagttgTATGACGGTGAGGTCGCCCTACATCTCATATAGCTCGTCGTTATAACAACTCATCCATTGTCCTTCTACACATatggggccaagtatccttctgagcatcttcctctggaacacggctaagagggtttcgtcagatttgggcagtgtccatgtctcaaaGGAGTATGTGAGTTCCGGTACTAAACAGGTATAGTCTGTATAGTGCCAGCTttgtccgtcgcgacaggttctttgaggtgaacagatttttcaggctgtagaatgaccggttggcagccagcatccttgcgtgCAACTTAGCTTccatgctgttgttgttgctgacctttgattaGAGGTAGGTGAAtcctgggacgacttcaaaagtgcgatcacctctctgccgcctgctcgatcccttggtaggcttctgctacataggagagccacAGACCAacgatgtctatatcatcagcctatgccaggatctgggttgaattatagaagatggttcccgaagTCTTCACCCCCGAAGAGTCCCGTATGGCCCCTTAGCACCAAGTTGAATAACACACCCTTATGATTGCACCAATGTGTTTTCATgcttgttttttacttaaacgAATATTCTAATACAAGCTAGACCACAACATCTACAGGGAGAACAAAAATTCACATTGAATGAGAAGtctgaaatatttatttctgcCAATAATTCGGTGATAACAAATAAGCGTTGCTGGAGGTTCGTTGGCCGATATGGGACTGCAGATCTTCGCCGATCAATGTTCACACGCTGCACTGATCTTGCTTTGATGAGCTGTAAAACAtgacaaaaataaatacataacatTTCCAACTGAAGTAGACCACCGACCATGTGGGACCTTCCTTCGCTACAAACGCTACAAAAATACTTCCAAATATTAGAAGCAATGTTAACCGGAAGCAGCTAATGTTTTTGCCCATCATTTTGGTGTTAGTGTACAATTTCTTTGGTAACTGTAAACCTTACAGAGAATCTCATCCCATCCCGCTGTTAGCCGTACAACCGTATGGAGAAAGGTGCATGTGTGCAAGAGTGGTGGTTCATAGTAGTGATTTTAGTGTCCTACATTAACTTTTCCTTTCCAGAccaattttaatggatttgattttgttttgttcggaGAAAGAAGCAAGCCAATTACCGATCTGCCAATTGCGTTACCTGTCCATATCCCTATCGCTAATGACGTAGATTTTCGAGCTAAAGGCAGCATCGGCCGCCGCTTTACCATCCGGGCTGGACGCGTCCGTCGGTATCTCGCTGGGCGTAGTGGCGGAATCTTGCTTCTTGGTCCTACGGCACAGTTTGATAATGTTTTTGTTCGAAAGATATAGTAAGGTGCCAATCACAAAGATAATACCGACTACTACTATTGGAATAATTACAAACAGCTGTGTGTCCTTGGCGAGCGAGTGCGTCGGTGGTGGCAACGCGGAGTCATCGCCTTCGTCCTGCAGGGAAGCTGCCTTGGTCGGATCGGTACGCCACCAGTTCCAAACGCCACCGAATTTGGACGGATCGGCTTCTGGATCGTGTGGCCGGTTGCGCGGTTTAGCTGCCCGAAGCCGGTACAGCTCCAGCCGGTTGCGTATTCCACGCAGCCGTTTCGGATATTCATCCGAGATGTCGTGCATTTCGCACGGATCGTTGATGATGTCGAACAGGCACGGTTTCACCAGCGGATTGCAGGGTTTGGTTGCAATTGAGTTGCCGCAATTGACGGTCGCGTGTCGACGGAGGTAGGAGATAAGCTTCTCATCCAGCCGGCCAGCACGGGCAATCCGGGTGGCCATGACACTGCTGAGATACTGTTCATCGTCCGGCAGCTGATCGAGTGGATCCGTCTCACCGTACCACGCATCGTTCACCCCGTTCAGTGTCGTGCCGTTGATGTACTTAAACCCGTTCTCCATGTAGCTGGTGTAGCCGAAGATTTCGTCCAGATTGTTCATCAGCCTCTGGCGCGGATTGCCCGTACCGTACGCGAGTGCTTCCCACTGGTCGATGCCATCGATATCGCTGAAGGAACTGTTGCCCAAGGCAATGCCGGCGGCAGAGGCGAGCGTTGGCAGCCAGTCGGAGATGTGGAACCATTGGTTCGAGACGCGCTGCGTGTCCTTCAGCAGTGGGCTCCAGATGAGTGCTGCGGTCCGTACCGCACCTTCCCAGGGTGAGTGTTTTTGCTGCCAAATTGAGGAGGAAAAAATCACTATTAATATTTGTATTTCCTAGAGAGACTTACACTCGACACTTACACCACGGAATGGATAGTTCGAGCCGGTGTTGCTGTGCATGCCGCGCGTAACACCTCCATTATCGCTCAGAAACACAATGATCGAGTTGTCGAGCATACCGTTCGCTCGCAGGCTCTCATACACGGCGCCGACACTGTCGTCCAGCTTCGACATCATGGCAGCGTACGTACGACGATCCTTGTTGCCGATGTacgcaaaacgatcgatcgTTTCCTGCGGTGCTTGCAGCGGATCATCATCGTTGCCCGCGTGCGGTGCCAGATGATTCATTACCAGCAGCATCGGCTGACCGCTCTTGCCATGCTGGGCGATGATGTCTCGCGCGGCCGAGGTGAAATAGTCCGTCGCGTACGTCCCGTTGGCGGCATAGTTGACGAACTGATTCTGGCGCATATCGTAGCCTTCGAACGTACCCTGTGGATATGGAGCGCGTGGAGAGCGCGGGAAGAAAACAATTGTACCATTCTTGTTCACGTTGCATAGCAATGGGCCCGGAAACTGGTGGGAGTAAGCTTTATTGGGGGATCTTCTGTTTGTGCAATGATAACGCGTGACGCGAGGCACCGGTCGTAGCAATAGCCAGTGACTTGCCAGCAGCAAAAGGTGTGCTTTATTACATCAATCTCGTTCTTGGTTTGTGTGCCGTCTGCCAAACAAGTTGTGAACAttgttttgcagaaaaagggggcaaaagatgcaaaacaaaacagcaaccaaaaaacatATGTTCGAGAGATGCAAACAAATTGGTGTTTTGAATCGTTTAACCTTGAGGTACGATCCCCCCGgtgtagcaaaaacaaaatgaccgATCAACTAGTTTTGTATCCGGTCACTGATTCGAAGTCGATAGCCACAGGAGGTTGAATGAAAGAGCATGTATCTGTTCTAgacaccgtttttttttgcctaatGTCAAATTATAGACCAAACCCAAGCAAACAGATGGGGcagaatttgttttttttacaccttGATCTCCTTGAAACAGATTGTGTGCATACATTTCGTTATAAAGTCAGTGGCTCCCAAGCTTTGTGTAATGAGCACCTATTTTAGGaaattatattatatatttGTCATAAAAACTAATAAGTGAATTATGTAAGGGGTTTATGTAGTGTTTAATAGCAAGTGCAATTTTGTATTAGTGTAAATAACTGAGAGAATGAACATCATTATAACTcaaattataatttatattatcAGTTAACCTTCAGATAATAAGCCTAATTTGTTCGATACGAAACTTCTTCATCCAAACTCTTAGCGAGTAACAAAGATATATGAAAAAAACCTTTTATGTTGATGATGCCCTTTTGCCACTTCTATTTTCAAATTCTATGTGCATAAACGTTCGTGGTCCAAAAAAAGTATCAGTAATGGCTTGTTATGCGAAATTTTCTTCGTCAAAAAGGAGTATTTGTGGAGCAGTTCGATTtgctctaaatttgacaaacTTATAACGTTAGGTAGGGGTATACTGTATATTTTGTAAGATATAGATTCATATAACTTCTTGTGATCTCAAACACAAAATGTGATGCtaaaacaatattataaataaaataattctaaaCATCCCTCATAATAGTAAACCGTATTTCAATGATAATATTTTCCttctgtttttattaaaaGATATGCGTAAGAATACACATTTGAATTACATTGTTATAAACAATGATACGTTCAAGTGGAATAGAGCAAACAATGCAAAATAActgacaataaaaaaaaaatatttaactcTTGTTGTGTTTTCATGCCATGCTCGTAAAAAATAGCTAAGTCagtaattgatttaaaaaatgccgttaatttaatttatcaaCATCAACTGTCAACGACTTACTTGAGCTATTAATTATTGATATTGATTAACTACTGGCAATGTTTTAATAATTGCAAAGTACTAGATTCAAATTATCACAACCTTtagcaaaaaagcttttttttattattaattatttctgATTTctgattaattatttttattgaattatttctGATTATTCtaagtttattttaaaaaataatctcTTATGAATCACTACAATGTTACCAGGAATTAGgcgaaaataaacaatattaaaaGCTTTTTTCAAAGAATATGTAGCTAATTTAAAGGAACTCAGAGACGTATCAGTTTGGATGGATATATTAcattatgaaaaataaaccttTATTTTAATACTGTGGATTAATACTGTAATTTAACAGTCACTAATAGGCTAAGCAATTAATGGTAAAGGCTGGCCTAGACCGACAATTGTTGCGCCAAATAAGTAGAAGGTCTTTAATAAACTGTTTACCATTTGAGCCGATTTGTATGTATGGATGAGCTTGGGAAACACTGGCTTAAGCTAATCAAGTTAGCTAACGTGAGCAAGTGAGCTAAATGATTGTAATTATTATAGAACTATTTCGATAAACGTGTCTATCTCCAGTTTATCTCTGTTCCTAACGCATAGAAATAAGTCATGTATGCAAAACAGGTACAAAGCAATGTAAAACCATAATGTAAAATCATTGATTGCCGGTCCATCACCCCCAATACTCACGCTATTCATCTTGGACACGTAGCTCCAGTAGTCCACGTACGGCCCCAGGTAGCCGATGTGCGTGTCGAACCCCCGGTTCGTCGGTATGTAGTGCTCGGTGAAGAAGCCAAGGTGCCACTTCCCAATCATGTGCGTCCGATAGCCGGCCGCGCGGAAGTACTGCGGCATGATGCGCTGGTCCAGCCCGAGGCCCCACGGCTCGTCGCTGTCGATCACGTAGTGCTGCATGCCGACGTTGATCGGGTGTCTGCCCGTCATCAGGGCCGCCCGGGACGGCGTACACATCGGGGCCGAGTAGTGCCGGTTCAGGATGACACCGTCGTACGCGAGCGCGTCAATGTGCGGCGTCGCTATCTGGTTCGAGCCGTGAAACCCGACGTCATTCCAGCCCATATCGTCCGCGGTGATGAGGACGATGTGGGGTCGCTTCGGTGGGTTCTGGCCGTACGCCGCCACTGCCAGGGTTCGGTAACCGACGGCGACGATGATGCATACCAGCAGGGGTGTGGTAAGatgtgtcatttttttttgaaggtgCGCTGTTTAGAAAGTGATACCGTTCTGTTCTGCTGAACTGTTGCGTGTTCTGGTGGCCTTGGGATAGTTACGACATCGGTGGAAGAACCAGCCAGCGAGGTAGGAACTGGGCGGGATGGGCAattatttatcttattttgTGTCCCGTGCACTGATTAGACCCGTGATGCCGTCCTTCAAGAAGCCCTACGATGAAGCTGTCGCTGCTACGGATCGTATCACTTCAAACAGCTGTTACAATCTCTCTGTCTCAGGTTGTATCTCCCttactatctctctctgtAAAAGGGCACGCACAACCAAACAGAGAACCAAAGGCACTTGTCCGTCGCTCTGTCttcagaacaaaaaaagcagagGACGAGATCGTTTGCAGATCTCGTGGTgcgataaacaaacaaactaaagcAATTAGATTTTATCAGATCAACGCCTCGCCTTGTTTGTTCGtcaccgccgccgcctccgTGGCTCTCGTGTTCGCCCTCTGTTCTGTGGAAAGCGAGAGACAAACGGCCTCCCGTTCAATCAGTATTTCGATGCCCAACCGTACGGCGGTCCCGGTCCCGGGGCGCCAAACGTCGGTGGAACTGGCTGCGTTTGGTGCGAAGCGGTTTCTATTACTCTATACCCGATAGGTCCACTGTATTGAGCTGTATATTGGGACGGTGTCTGATCGTACGGAAGCGGTCAGTAAATTAAGTGCTTGAagtaagagagaaaaaaagagaaccacCAACTTGCACTGCAGCTTCATGTACGGTTAGCAACTGTATATCTGGCGATCACTCCACTAGCCTTTTTCCACTCCGGATCCggattttcttcttttatttctacATCCGTGAAAGTTTCCAGTCCTAACCTGCTGCTAGCCGTTTTCCATGTGCTCCCCCCTGTGTCGGGTGGCTTTAATTGGTCCACTCTTTGGCTTATTTTAAATGCACTTTTAATACTTCAAACTCCGGTAGCCCGCAATCCGCAAGAACCCGTCCACAGAACCGATCACAGAACTGGCACACACAACAGACTCACAGACGCACTACACACTAAACGGCACTAAACGGGAGCGAACGATCCGTACGCGCGGATGTCTGTCGGTGGACTGAACCTGGACTGAGTGCTGCGACGCAGCCTGACAAGATCACTCGCCACCGTCCATGCCCTCCCATACAGGCAATGTTTTTCGCTCGTTTCGTTTGAAACAAATTGAAGACGAGCGCTCGTGTAGCGGCCTGCTATCTCGCGAAACGCGAACGCTGACTGTGACTGTGTATCGAGGCAAATAACCACAGACAGATAGACTATTTTTGCgtacgaaaaacaacaacccttttttgtggtgcacaggtacacacaaaaaaaaaattgaggGAAGTATAAATGTTCAACCTGTCCGATATGAGCAATGCCCCCGGTGGCGGCGTCGGCGTCGGCAGTTGATTGCGACGGGGTTTGGCCAGTAATTGAAAAGATTGTTGCTAATAAATCACACCGCTTTTGTTACGCGACACACtacttccgtttttttgtaaaaaaaggtACATTTACATGCAGTTAGATAGTGTTGTCAAGTGGGCGAGTTCCATGTGGAAGTAGTTGTATTTCAACgacataatttgttttttaaaggtGTTACTTTTAATGAATAAAGTAGGCAAAACTTGTTCTTACTTATCCGACTTGAATTACTTGTGCGAACTATAAACCTTTTCAGTTTAATGGTAGTATCGCAAGTTATCGTCTTTTAGAagcgattgttgttgttgcgaacCCCAAACCCGTTCTTTTTGTAGGCTCGCTCGATTGAGAATGACttaatcaaaattttattcaTAGCAGCTTCCGGTAGCGGATTGATTGAGCCATTGAACGAAAAAAGGGCCGGCCAGGAAACGAATCAATTGGTGGCTGTTGCCTTCTGATTTACAAGAACTGTAAAGAATGTACTTTTTTACCTCCTAAAAAGAGGACAGTAAACTCTTGTCAAATGGGTTACATATAATAGCGAAAATGAATGCAACTGTAAGCAGCGTTTGTTTGCATCGCCCAGCGCAAGACCATACAACTGCTTGGCAGAATGCATAAACGATCGATTAAGTGTCGTCGAGCGTTGTTTGGATGCTTTGTTTGTCCTACGACACATACGACACAGACACCTGTTTGAACAGCCGGAAGCTTTTCCAGTAGAATTAACCGCAGATCTGGTAATTTGAACTACACCGAACGCTCGCGATCGTTTTTCAGCATTCTCGGCACGGAATAAAAAGTGAACATTTTTGCGGATAGAGCACACATCGACTGGGGTTGCACAAAAGCAGAACAATGGCTTAGCTCGCCGGTTCGCGAATAGTTCGTCCGACGCCGCGGTCAGTGGTTTGCCATCCGATCGGATCGGCTGGACAGGTCGTTACCGATGGATCGCAAGGGCCCAGTTTGCAGTGATAATAGATGAGCGACGGACGTCAGACTAGAACGAACGTGATAGGAAGCTGTAGGCTGATAGGTAATAAGTAGTGCAGCGAGACGTTCGGAGATATAAACGTCTGTGCTATATGCACTGATAAGTGTGGTTGTAAGTGAAATGTGGGTTCTATGTAGAGAGTATTATTTTTGCAGTTTTAATACACTGTTTTTCGCAAAACGAGCAAATCTCAATATTCTAGACATAACCATTTGGAGAGTACAATTTCATATAGCCCGCATCAAAAATTGAGGTTCAATTACGGAATAGATCAAAACTCTTTATGCGCACTGACTACACTGCTTATGAGTAAATCAATACGTCACAGATGGCCAAATCCATTAGAGTTTTTGGCAGGCCTAGCTCGACTACAGTTAGTAAACCGAATAAAACAAAGgcgttaaatttattttgtgttcaataaatatgttaaattttccattcattcattaatTGGGATGCAAATATTAGCACATTTTAAGGAATCACAGGTTTCCAGCCAAGCTAGAAGCTGTTTTTCGTAACATCGAAGGATACAAAATAATAACGAAATTCAATGGGGTCTTTATGGCAAATGAGCTTTTGTTTACGGATAAGACTATAAAATCTAATAGACAGATATCATAATGCTTTTGATAGCTATTTACCAAGATGTAGTACTTAGTAAGATTACTAAGCTATGCTCTGGATTGTGTAGAGTGAATTTATCGTTTTTGACAAAGGATCAGTCGATTCAaatctgtatttttttatggGTAAGACCAAACAACGCTAAGCTTTGCGTCGTCATTCGTTTGTGTTGCAGCAATTCCAACTCGAACAGAAAGTATTTAGAACGGTACCAAGAGACTAATGAGACTTGTGGAATGATTCTAGCTTGATTATTATGTTTGCATTAGTGTCTAAATACATTTGTTCTGTAATAACCTACTCATATTTATTGAGAGTTATTGCTCCAATTTCGAGT
Coding sequences within:
- the LOC120902632 gene encoding arylsulfatase B-like isoform X1; translated protein: MTHLTTPLLVCIIVAVGYRTLAVAAYGQNPPKRPHIVLITADDMGWNDVGFHGSNQIATPHIDALAYDGVILNRHYSAPMCTPSRAALMTGRHPINVGMQHYVIDSDEPWGLGLDQRIMPQYFRAAGYRTHMIGKWHLGFFTEHYIPTNRGFDTHIGYLGPYVDYWSYVSKMNSGTFEGYDMRQNQFVNYAANGTYATDYFTSAARDIIAQHGKSGQPMLLVMNHLAPHAGNDDDPLQAPQETIDRFAYIGNKDRRTYAAMMSKLDDSVGAVYESLRANGMLDNSIIVFLSDNGGVTRGMHSNTGSNYPFRGQKHSPWEGAVRTAALIWSPLLKDTQRVSNQWFHISDWLPTLASAAGIALGNSSFSDIDGIDQWEALAYGTGNPRQRLMNNLDEIFGYTSYMENGFKYINGTTLNGVNDAWYGETDPLDQLPDDEQYLSSVMATRIARAGRLDEKLISYLRRHATVNCGNSIATKPCNPLVKPCLFDIINDPCEMHDISDEYPKRLRGIRNRLELYRLRAAKPRNRPHDPEADPSKFGGVWNWWRTDPTKAASLQDEGDDSALPPPTHSLAKDTQLFVIIPIVVVGIIFVIGTLLYLSNKNIIKLCRRTKKQDSATTPSEIPTDASSPDGKAAADAAFSSKIYVISDRDMDSSSKQDQCSV
- the LOC120903530 gene encoding growth arrest and DNA damage-inducible proteins-interacting protein 1, which gives rise to MFPVKMLHFRRLPSTTVGQCFTLVRSFTGGITQWAKKAEQLESEEPAAEELPVTFVDDDAESTEAREARIATLRNKSRLLPQHRNMLHGVLPYEQSQSWIHDTVKYKRMMLGRYGIDGSKVDPRVCFPTKKEAYERAEYERVAFPFSLKQMMDANESERKARKAQIEAREAEVARKLEKLDQWTADLNARIAKKEAEARAAKERKDRLVEEVRRHFGFKVDPRDERFQEMLALKEREDRKKVKEAKRKEKEEKMMEKLQKKTAQLEADIEVPSGDKTKQ
- the LOC120902632 gene encoding arylsulfatase B-like isoform X2, which gives rise to MTHLTTPLLVCIIVAVGYRTLAVAAYGQNPPKRPHIVLITADDMGWNDVGFHGSNQIATPHIDALAYDGVILNRHYSAPMCTPSRAALMTGRHPINVGMQHYVIDSDEPWGLGLDQRIMPQYFRAAGYRTHMIGKWHLGFFTEHYIPTNRGFDTHIGYLGPYVDYWSYVSKMNSGTFEGYDMRQNQFVNYAANGTYATDYFTSAARDIIAQHGKSGQPMLLVMNHLAPHAGNDDDPLQAPQETIDRFAYIGNKDRRTYAAMMSKLDDSVGAVYESLRANGMLDNSIIVFLSDNGGVTRGMHSNTGSNYPFRGQKHSPWEGAVRTAALIWSPLLKDTQRVSNQWFHISDWLPTLASAAGIALGNSSFSDIDGIDQWEALAYGTGNPRQRLMNNLDEIFGYTSYMENGFKYINGTTLNGVNDAWYGETDPLDQLPDDEQYLSSVMATRIARAGRLDEKLISYLRRHATVNCGNSIATKPCNPLVKPCLFDIINDPCEMHDISDEYPKRLRGIRNRLELYRLRAAKPRNRPHDPEADPSKFGGVWNWWRTDPTKAASLQDEGDDSALPPPTHSLAKDTQLFDQEARFRHYAQRDTDGRVQPGW
- the LOC120903531 gene encoding ER membrane protein complex subunit 10 yields the protein MNLLMKLTFLATVWLSSTFVYVKANSLEYDGWLNIALFHALDIDDPSKFTLRGNVTVTNRNTGLVSVAQEPLSLQDRNKLKRLAQENRLYRLEAHVTDSEGVTKFLTSSKACALAKSQLTDVLWVSLDHTGTVTAVTQSVNNGNLNECADLSNSDVDVLDEFNTDVYVKHTEPAPIPDTASFIQKMEREREARERGETKDNRSFFAKYWMYLVPVVILLLISATNPEAGQQR